One segment of Alistipes finegoldii DSM 17242 DNA contains the following:
- a CDS encoding DUF4906 domain-containing protein: MKLTAIAVMPMLLAACTKDEVNPTPTNGGKEGEIELILKNESVADGTRAFGSGTTESWEKSISSAVLIVYNTSGTQILRRVLTAAEMNGSTTTPIKFVLPGVSADASCDFYVVINRNIADNITTKAKLLEELESDIASYNGTYANVTTKAMRSGGFVMTGATTAKIAAGTTSVTMTVKRVVAKVEIQTTMTDAFRSKYGNGCIEIKKITLSKGAEKSYLIDQTASKYATVSSSFTSAQDAYCDKTGASKTNAYKYNNLFYINEKAAAATGSRIKVVLDAIYDADGNLSTTADQVPLSYETELTGTTDGKMLRNGSYKLNVNLDGLTGKDMTLSIAIANWEALSTQNVNVGK, encoded by the coding sequence ATGAAACTGACCGCAATCGCGGTAATGCCGATGCTGCTTGCAGCCTGCACGAAAGACGAAGTTAATCCTACACCGACCAACGGTGGAAAGGAAGGCGAAATCGAACTTATCCTGAAAAATGAAAGTGTAGCTGACGGAACCCGCGCCTTTGGCTCCGGCACTACCGAAAGTTGGGAGAAGTCGATCTCCTCCGCCGTACTTATCGTCTACAACACCTCGGGCACGCAAATCCTGCGCCGCGTACTGACCGCCGCCGAAATGAACGGCTCGACCACGACGCCGATCAAGTTCGTACTTCCGGGCGTGAGCGCCGATGCCTCGTGTGATTTCTATGTCGTTATTAACCGTAACATAGCGGATAACATCACCACCAAGGCCAAGCTGCTCGAAGAGTTGGAGAGCGACATCGCCTCCTACAACGGCACCTACGCAAACGTCACGACAAAGGCCATGCGCTCCGGAGGATTCGTAATGACCGGAGCTACAACCGCCAAAATCGCAGCAGGGACAACGTCCGTAACCATGACCGTGAAGCGCGTCGTGGCGAAGGTCGAGATTCAGACCACCATGACGGATGCGTTCCGGAGCAAATATGGCAACGGTTGTATCGAGATCAAGAAAATTACATTGAGCAAAGGAGCCGAGAAATCTTATCTGATTGACCAGACGGCGAGCAAATATGCAACCGTAAGTTCTTCCTTCACCTCGGCACAGGACGCCTACTGCGACAAGACCGGAGCGTCGAAAACGAACGCATACAAGTACAACAACCTTTTCTACATCAACGAGAAGGCCGCAGCCGCTACGGGATCGCGAATAAAAGTAGTCCTCGATGCTATCTATGATGCTGATGGAAATCTCTCGACCACGGCCGACCAAGTACCGTTATCCTATGAAACCGAACTAACAGGCACCACCGACGGAAAGATGCTTCGCAACGGTTCATATAAACTCAATGTAAACCTCGACGGACTTACCGGTAAAGACATGACGCTGTCAATCGCCATAGCCAATTGGGAAGCACTTTCAACGCAGAACGTGAATGTAGGAAAGTAA
- a CDS encoding FimB/Mfa2 family fimbrial subunit produces MKPIQILFTGLLLASLLPGCEIHDDIDVDVKRKAIVYLRYNYNDGEHDTMDEVQTLRLFFFDLKTGRQYRDTTLTRDEFLTDTGAMQTYISNGEYGIVTLANVGHGSTVSADNLGDAAITFPDTGADPLFFNRIQTPIQKGDSLRFDIDLFKSVYKVNVRVEGMQNINNPEDFYFGLNNYAALSFDNKPCGGFRMYRPQLARDPAAGTMSGSFYTPYFPSDSPISIGIYTDDPTSIYGHELFVATIQRYIEIAPNPGHDVEIDIRILLNGANVTVIISDWEGTVIQEEHFGA; encoded by the coding sequence ATGAAACCTATCCAAATACTGTTCACAGGACTTTTGCTCGCAAGCCTTCTCCCCGGCTGCGAGATCCACGACGACATCGACGTCGATGTGAAGCGCAAGGCCATCGTATACCTGCGCTACAACTACAACGACGGGGAGCACGACACCATGGACGAGGTGCAGACCCTGCGCCTGTTCTTCTTCGACCTGAAGACCGGCAGGCAGTACCGCGACACGACGCTTACGCGGGACGAATTCCTGACCGATACCGGAGCCATGCAGACCTACATTTCCAATGGAGAATATGGGATTGTGACGCTTGCGAACGTAGGGCATGGCTCCACGGTATCGGCAGACAACCTCGGCGATGCCGCCATCACCTTCCCGGATACGGGTGCCGACCCGCTTTTCTTCAACCGCATCCAGACGCCGATCCAAAAGGGCGACTCGCTGCGCTTCGACATCGACCTGTTCAAGTCCGTATACAAGGTCAACGTCCGTGTCGAAGGGATGCAGAACATCAACAACCCCGAAGATTTCTATTTCGGGCTGAACAACTACGCCGCTCTGAGTTTTGACAACAAGCCCTGCGGCGGCTTCAGAATGTATCGTCCCCAACTGGCCCGCGACCCGGCGGCCGGCACCATGTCGGGATCGTTTTACACGCCCTACTTTCCTTCGGACTCGCCAATCTCAATCGGCATCTACACCGACGATCCCACCTCGATTTACGGGCATGAACTCTTTGTGGCCACGATACAACGCTACATAGAGATCGCCCCTAATCCGGGACACGACGTCGAGATAGACATCCGCATTCTCCTGAACGGAGCCAATGTGACGGTGATTATCTCCGACTGGGAAGGAACAGTCATTCAAGAAGAACATTTCGGAGCATAG
- a CDS encoding ORF6N domain-containing protein, with translation MELQTIQNKIYEIRGQQVMLDFDLAALYQVETKVLKQAVRRNIERFPEDFMFEISNEEYNSLKDSLRSQIVTSNKGGIRYMPFAFTEMGVAMLSSVLRSGSAIQVNIAIMRAFVAMRNYLTQASQHSAELAEMRSRLQLIEHEVRENLKAMNDMSEDIGKDIDAIYEAIGALSVKLPQIRQEPQKIGFKK, from the coding sequence ATGGAACTACAAACCATACAAAATAAGATCTACGAGATCCGTGGACAGCAGGTGATGCTCGACTTCGACCTGGCTGCACTCTATCAGGTAGAGACGAAAGTTTTAAAACAGGCTGTCCGCCGAAATATCGAGCGGTTTCCGGAAGATTTTATGTTCGAGATTTCGAACGAAGAGTATAACTCTTTGAAAGACAGTTTGAGGTCACAAATTGTGACCTCAAACAAGGGCGGCATTCGGTATATGCCGTTCGCTTTTACCGAAATGGGCGTTGCCATGTTATCGAGTGTGTTGCGCAGCGGGTCTGCGATACAAGTCAATATCGCCATCATGCGGGCATTCGTCGCCATGCGCAACTATCTCACGCAGGCATCGCAGCATTCGGCCGAGCTTGCGGAAATGCGCAGCCGTCTTCAGCTTATCGAACATGAAGTTCGGGAGAACCTGAAAGCCATGAACGACATGAGCGAAGACATCGGCAAGGACATCGACGCAATTTACGAGGCCATAGGGGCACTGTCCGTCAAGCTACCGCAAATTCGGCAGGAACCACAAAAAATCGGATTCAAGAAATAG
- a CDS encoding tetratricopeptide repeat protein — MNPYKTLVSIALTVLMLSCAMTHSLQRSTPTADIHLPSNGPVETPEVEDVERAVTQMRKISMNGGRDSAYLAEVERDSTGEVTIKGENIQTVYIVAKSKTVAERNGEIAIDFIVGIPAALQSSTWGLSLTPIIENNGMEEALQPLSIRGELFSDIQKRQYWQMNKYLNRMLGDSTELTSTTGLAAKYYEAYNRYIAGGQKRRADKLESTYKQTISFPYLSDPRLDSVLIRKGEIRYYYTQTYRPTKDTKRLHLFFRGRVDAIDRSRYDLSNSDTLTYTVTSMLSLLDNEPRYMLKIIDKYVEVRDRNYITFPVGRANVIDTMGQNHVQLAKIERLMDTLINQYEFFVDSITITASSSPDGSMATNNRIAGERARAIKERLVRKFGREVDTLIRTRSIGEDWTLLKRLIRHNSDMPNWEQIMAMIDQSSNLDVTEPQIRQQFPKDYAFMKEILYPQLRAVDFRYNLRRVDMVKDTVVLTVLDTTYMRGVQQLRDRDYVGALRTLNDYKCQNLAIVLLSLSYDEAAFEILEQLPPAEKNPRTDYLSAIALSRMNRPREGLEYYLKAIQADPVLKFRGNLDPEIQILYKQNNVKASW, encoded by the coding sequence ATGAACCCATATAAAACACTCGTTTCCATAGCTCTGACTGTCCTGATGCTCTCTTGCGCCATGACGCACTCCTTGCAGCGCAGCACCCCGACGGCCGACATCCATCTGCCCAGCAATGGCCCCGTGGAGACACCCGAAGTAGAAGACGTCGAACGGGCTGTCACGCAAATGCGAAAAATCTCGATGAACGGCGGCCGTGACAGCGCCTATCTGGCCGAGGTCGAACGCGACTCCACGGGAGAAGTCACCATCAAAGGCGAGAACATTCAGACGGTCTACATCGTTGCCAAGTCGAAAACCGTAGCCGAACGCAACGGCGAGATTGCGATTGACTTCATCGTAGGCATACCCGCTGCTCTCCAGAGCAGCACGTGGGGGTTGTCGCTCACCCCGATCATAGAGAACAATGGGATGGAAGAGGCGCTGCAACCGCTCTCTATCCGGGGTGAGCTTTTTTCCGACATCCAGAAGCGCCAGTACTGGCAGATGAACAAGTACCTGAACCGCATGCTCGGCGACTCGACGGAGCTTACGTCCACCACCGGCCTGGCCGCGAAGTACTACGAAGCCTACAACCGCTACATCGCCGGCGGCCAGAAGCGCCGGGCCGACAAACTGGAGTCCACCTACAAACAAACGATCTCGTTCCCCTATTTATCCGATCCGCGGCTCGACTCCGTGCTGATCCGCAAAGGGGAGATTCGGTATTACTACACCCAGACCTACCGGCCGACGAAGGATACCAAGCGCCTGCACCTCTTTTTCCGCGGCCGCGTCGACGCCATCGACCGCAGCCGCTACGACCTCTCGAACAGCGACACGCTTACCTACACCGTGACATCCATGTTGTCGCTCCTTGACAACGAGCCGCGGTACATGCTCAAGATCATCGACAAGTACGTCGAGGTACGCGACCGCAACTACATCACCTTCCCGGTCGGCCGTGCCAATGTAATCGACACGATGGGCCAGAACCATGTGCAGCTTGCCAAAATCGAGCGCCTGATGGACACGCTTATCAACCAATACGAGTTTTTCGTCGATTCTATCACCATTACCGCTTCATCCTCTCCCGACGGCTCGATGGCGACCAACAACCGTATTGCCGGCGAGCGTGCCCGGGCAATCAAGGAGCGCCTGGTGCGCAAGTTCGGCCGGGAAGTCGATACGCTCATTCGCACCCGCTCGATCGGTGAGGACTGGACGCTGCTCAAGCGCCTGATCCGTCACAACAGCGATATGCCTAACTGGGAACAAATCATGGCCATGATCGATCAAAGCAGTAACCTCGACGTAACGGAGCCGCAAATCCGCCAGCAGTTTCCCAAGGACTACGCCTTCATGAAGGAGATCCTCTATCCCCAGTTGCGGGCCGTAGACTTCCGCTATAACCTCCGCCGCGTCGATATGGTCAAGGATACCGTCGTGCTGACCGTACTCGATACGACCTACATGCGCGGCGTACAGCAGCTCCGCGACCGGGATTATGTCGGGGCGCTGCGCACCCTGAACGACTACAAGTGCCAGAACCTTGCGATCGTGCTGCTCTCGCTGAGTTACGACGAGGCGGCTTTCGAGATTCTGGAGCAGCTGCCGCCGGCCGAGAAGAACCCAAGAACCGATTACCTATCTGCAATAGCACTCTCGCGCATGAACCGGCCGCGCGAAGGACTGGAGTATTACCTCAAGGCGATTCAGGCAGATCCGGTGCTGAAGTTCCGCGGTAACCTCGATCCAGAGATCCAAATTTTATACAAACAGAATAACGTAAAAGCATCCTGGTAA
- a CDS encoding zinc finger domain-containing protein has protein sequence MTTTFENSKGYKVLPLSADEIKVWPRAKTCDRCGRKISSNGFYVGAVNLMYCPDCYEEWHATAPEKQELQCPRENSHLAKANEYIAEGLSDIKSTKK, from the coding sequence ATGACAACAACTTTTGAAAATTCCAAAGGATACAAAGTACTGCCATTGTCTGCCGACGAAATCAAGGTATGGCCACGTGCCAAGACCTGCGACCGCTGTGGCCGGAAAATCAGTTCAAACGGGTTCTACGTAGGAGCCGTCAATCTCATGTATTGTCCCGACTGCTATGAGGAGTGGCATGCCACGGCACCGGAGAAGCAGGAACTTCAATGTCCGCGGGAGAACTCGCATCTGGCAAAGGCAAACGAATATATCGCCGAAGGATTATCGGACATCAAATCAACTAAGAAATGA
- a CDS encoding DUF3575 domain-containing protein — MKHIFLSIAAILISAVAQAQFSSVSTNIVGWAAGNINAAVDLNVNLHNTINIPVSANPFKFGDTQWSHVVLQPGWRHWFVERYIGQFVSPSLFYANYTIGYDKRTFKGNAYGIGCSWGYSKLLSTRWNFIVEIGAGIVYTPYTEKLRPKHIGEFDDEYTYRHRRFLLVPIKCNLSFSYLF, encoded by the coding sequence ATGAAACATATCTTCTTATCTATTGCCGCAATTCTTATTTCAGCGGTTGCGCAGGCCCAGTTCTCGTCCGTCTCGACCAATATCGTCGGATGGGCTGCCGGGAATATAAACGCAGCCGTCGATCTGAACGTGAACTTGCACAATACGATCAACATTCCGGTCTCGGCCAATCCGTTCAAGTTCGGAGACACCCAGTGGAGCCATGTCGTCCTGCAACCGGGATGGCGGCACTGGTTCGTCGAGCGATACATCGGACAGTTCGTCTCCCCCTCGCTGTTTTATGCCAACTACACCATAGGTTACGACAAACGCACCTTCAAAGGCAATGCCTACGGCATCGGATGCTCTTGGGGTTACTCGAAACTCCTGAGTACCCGCTGGAACTTCATCGTCGAGATCGGGGCCGGTATCGTCTATACCCCCTACACCGAGAAGCTGCGGCCGAAGCACATCGGGGAGTTCGACGACGAGTATACCTATCGTCACCGCCGGTTCCTGCTCGTCCCGATCAAATGCAACCTGTCATTTTCCTACTTGTTCTAA
- a CDS encoding M23 family metallopeptidase encodes MTFLILCAATVCSFAPQTGIERLLNMAENYRQVEQTILLLKRPNPIIDHVPCISPLRAEDFRHLRISSAYGTRLHPLLNEYKHHAGIDLPGNPGEWVYATAGGMVAKVGRTATIGKFIRLRHDYGFMTLYGHLSSIDVAERDSVHIGQAIGRVGSTGRSTGPHLHYGVSKNGIEQNPLPYCYLYLRWQKMLIGEGKKYIKRSGPNLTN; translated from the coding sequence ATGACATTTCTTATATTATGCGCCGCGACGGTTTGCAGTTTCGCACCGCAAACCGGTATCGAGCGATTATTGAATATGGCAGAAAACTACCGCCAAGTCGAACAAACGATTCTGCTGCTCAAGCGGCCGAATCCGATAATTGACCATGTACCCTGCATCTCGCCACTTCGGGCCGAAGATTTTCGACACCTCCGGATCAGCTCCGCTTACGGAACCCGTCTCCATCCGCTCCTGAATGAATACAAACACCACGCAGGCATAGATCTGCCTGGCAACCCGGGCGAATGGGTTTATGCGACAGCGGGAGGAATGGTGGCGAAGGTCGGCCGGACTGCAACGATCGGAAAGTTCATCCGACTGCGCCATGATTACGGCTTCATGACCCTTTACGGCCATTTGAGTTCGATCGACGTTGCGGAACGTGACAGTGTTCATATCGGCCAGGCAATCGGACGTGTCGGCAGCACAGGGCGCAGCACAGGGCCACACCTGCACTACGGAGTTTCCAAGAACGGCATTGAGCAAAATCCGCTCCCGTATTGCTATTTATACCTCCGATGGCAGAAAATGTTGATTGGTGAAGGGAAGAAGTATATCAAAAGATCCGGTCCCAATTTAACAAATTAG
- a CDS encoding ParA family protein: MKVITILNLKGGVGKTTSTINLAEYIATVEKKRVLLIDADPQANLTHFYQTDVPKQDNFFGIFAMRDKVTPSIVRKNLHIIPSNARSSKINSLIEGENNSLYILTDILHSRDYTEIYDYAIIDCPPSLGQTVVNAVVAADYVIIPVTTGEFASQGLDSVIAAITTIQREYNPKVTVLGILPTLFSAGRIASQNLISHLNDSGLPVFDCRIRYCESFRRAELAHKSVYEFDKRSNAALDMAAFYKEVMLRLKKK, encoded by the coding sequence ATGAAAGTTATAACAATTCTCAATCTGAAAGGCGGGGTTGGCAAAACCACGTCAACGATCAACTTGGCAGAATATATAGCCACGGTTGAAAAAAAGCGCGTACTACTTATTGATGCAGACCCACAGGCAAACCTTACTCACTTCTACCAAACTGATGTACCCAAACAAGACAATTTTTTCGGGATTTTTGCCATGCGCGATAAAGTTACCCCGTCTATTGTCAGAAAGAATCTGCATATTATTCCATCCAATGCTAGATCCTCTAAGATTAATTCTTTGATCGAAGGGGAAAACAATTCATTGTACATCCTCACAGATATATTGCATAGTCGGGATTATACGGAAATTTATGACTACGCGATTATTGATTGCCCACCCAGTTTAGGTCAAACAGTTGTCAATGCTGTCGTAGCTGCAGATTACGTAATCATTCCGGTTACAACCGGCGAATTCGCATCGCAAGGCCTCGACTCCGTGATTGCTGCAATAACAACCATTCAACGGGAATACAATCCAAAAGTTACGGTTTTGGGAATACTTCCAACGCTTTTTAGCGCAGGTAGAATCGCATCCCAAAATCTTATTTCGCATTTGAACGATAGCGGTCTGCCTGTATTTGATTGCCGGATTCGCTATTGTGAAAGTTTCCGGAGGGCCGAACTGGCACATAAAAGCGTTTATGAATTTGATAAACGCAGCAATGCGGCTCTCGATATGGCTGCGTTTTATAAAGAAGTGATGCTCCGACTCAAAAAGAAATAG
- a CDS encoding replication initiation protein, protein MANQVKIRDRGGYVYTIPGNNVSETAIDISSYTKVKHPNLFIDMRSAYSYTQFLALFRIAISLQPIIRTNFDTPDGKISLQAKNVYWDKKSHMVEIVLPLRDFGVRPEHYNELERALLDMSRISVTFPQRSALTNAELSATGGLCHVAIERKNKRRQNAHFFFHEQIVHTIINPQNGFSQILKETVEKASSIYTAKLYFNICRWADKGQWTVPYLELRSILNVDPTKYNSYHDFRKRILKSSADALMHKTNYWFTFYERFPQRSKIPDIIYFIIHNGQLSDQERRDYKNRVSRIKDTGSHLGITARSMNSILEKITPQNSRYVYRKHNELLAYIADNEGEITNHAAYYRQAMQNIVLGELLKPAEIQAEFDFSNPSIL, encoded by the coding sequence ATGGCGAATCAGGTAAAAATACGAGATAGGGGTGGCTACGTCTACACGATTCCGGGAAATAACGTTTCGGAAACAGCTATTGATATATCGTCATATACGAAGGTCAAGCATCCCAATCTGTTTATTGATATGAGATCTGCGTACTCTTACACGCAGTTCCTCGCTCTATTTCGTATTGCAATATCGCTACAACCGATTATTCGGACAAATTTCGATACCCCTGATGGCAAGATTTCCCTCCAGGCAAAAAATGTCTATTGGGATAAAAAATCACACATGGTAGAGATTGTATTACCATTACGAGACTTTGGCGTTAGGCCCGAACATTATAACGAACTCGAAAGAGCTCTCCTCGACATGAGCCGTATCAGTGTGACTTTTCCGCAAAGATCGGCTTTGACAAATGCGGAACTGTCTGCAACTGGAGGATTGTGTCATGTTGCGATTGAACGAAAAAATAAACGTCGTCAGAATGCACATTTCTTTTTTCACGAACAGATTGTACATACAATCATTAATCCTCAAAACGGTTTCTCCCAAATCTTGAAAGAGACCGTTGAGAAAGCCAGTTCAATCTATACTGCCAAGTTATATTTCAATATCTGTCGTTGGGCGGATAAAGGCCAATGGACTGTTCCCTATTTGGAACTGAGATCTATTTTAAATGTAGATCCAACAAAATACAATTCGTATCACGATTTTCGGAAACGGATACTGAAAAGCAGCGCCGATGCCTTAATGCACAAAACCAATTACTGGTTCACATTTTACGAGCGGTTTCCCCAGCGTTCGAAGATTCCTGATATAATTTATTTCATCATCCATAATGGGCAGTTGAGTGATCAGGAGCGACGGGATTATAAGAACCGAGTGAGCCGGATTAAGGACACAGGCTCACATTTGGGGATAACAGCTCGCTCCATGAACTCAATTTTAGAAAAGATCACCCCGCAGAATAGCCGCTATGTGTATAGAAAACATAACGAATTACTTGCATATATCGCCGATAATGAAGGCGAAATAACGAATCATGCAGCCTATTATCGACAGGCTATGCAAAATATAGTGCTTGGCGAACTACTCAAACCTGCTGAGATACAAGCTGAATTCGATTTCTCAAACCCTTCAATACTTTAG
- a CDS encoding helix-turn-helix domain-containing protein: MQEKEENITKIIYRLQEYVKYKGITLNQIAVVIGVSNSYFSKMASSGGSLGEDIIRKILLFYDDLNSDWLIIGRGKMIKDRAISQNEAPDFVNAKLVQALADANKALSAANETILQQQEIIANHTNTTTYTPPHAGSEAKLPLNPVDKK; this comes from the coding sequence ATGCAAGAAAAAGAGGAAAATATTACGAAAATTATTTATCGGCTGCAAGAGTATGTTAAGTATAAAGGCATTACACTTAACCAGATTGCTGTTGTTATTGGAGTAAGCAATAGCTATTTTAGCAAAATGGCCAGTAGTGGAGGCTCTTTAGGTGAAGATATCATCCGTAAGATATTACTATTTTACGACGATCTGAATTCTGATTGGCTTATCATCGGGCGTGGCAAAATGATAAAAGATAGAGCAATTTCTCAAAATGAGGCTCCCGATTTTGTGAATGCTAAACTTGTTCAGGCACTTGCTGATGCAAATAAAGCATTATCTGCGGCAAATGAAACCATACTTCAGCAACAGGAAATAATTGCAAATCACACAAATACAACAACTTACACCCCCCCCCATGCAGGGTCGGAGGCAAAACTTCCACTAAACCCAGTTGATAAAAAATAA
- a CDS encoding 30S ribosomal protein S16, whose product MAVKIRLARHGKKGYAFYHIVAADSRAPRDGRFIEKLGTYNPNTNPATIDLDFEKALGWLQKGAQPTDTCRAILSYKGVLYKKHLLGGIAKGAFSETEAEARFNKWMTEKAGKIEAKGNKLEADAKSAEKARLAAEAKVKEERAKAIAEKKAAAEAAAKEAEQAAAAEGAEAPAEGEAEAPAAE is encoded by the coding sequence ATGGCTGTTAAAATTCGTCTGGCACGTCATGGTAAGAAGGGTTACGCCTTCTATCACATCGTTGCCGCAGATAGCAGGGCGCCACGTGATGGTAGATTTATCGAGAAGCTGGGTACCTACAACCCCAACACGAATCCTGCTACGATCGACCTGGACTTCGAGAAAGCACTGGGCTGGTTGCAGAAAGGCGCACAACCTACGGATACCTGTCGGGCAATTCTCTCGTACAAGGGCGTATTATACAAGAAGCACCTGCTGGGCGGTATCGCCAAGGGCGCATTCTCGGAGACCGAAGCCGAAGCTCGTTTCAACAAATGGATGACCGAGAAGGCCGGTAAGATCGAGGCTAAGGGCAACAAGCTCGAAGCGGATGCCAAGTCGGCCGAAAAGGCCCGTCTGGCCGCCGAAGCCAAAGTCAAGGAGGAGCGCGCAAAGGCCATCGCCGAGAAGAAGGCCGCAGCCGAAGCTGCCGCCAAGGAGGCCGAGCAGGCCGCTGCCGCAGAGGGCGCAGAAGCACCCGCTGAAGGCGAAGCCGAAGCTCCCGCCGCAGAATAA
- a CDS encoding ribosome maturation factor RimM — protein sequence MSVSIPAGRINKLFGTDGGVMLSLYADFPADFDTDIPLLVTIDALEVPLWCERFERRGASGAVAAFADFDTERRAQELLGLEFRIRFDEEDDDEFYMEDLIGFAVTGFEIRHGGTENGGNGGNDDGNNANNDTCNDDGSRGGSNDNANANSAGSAAGDSMPPAGQFAGRVADYYDSEANPLFELEIGGRRVLVPAAEEFIAHIDFEGRTMKMILPEGLIDL from the coding sequence ATGAGCGTTTCCATACCCGCAGGCAGAATCAACAAGCTTTTCGGCACCGACGGCGGAGTGATGCTGTCGCTTTACGCCGATTTCCCCGCGGATTTCGACACCGACATCCCGCTGCTGGTCACCATCGACGCCCTCGAAGTGCCGCTCTGGTGCGAACGTTTCGAACGCCGCGGAGCCTCAGGCGCCGTCGCCGCATTCGCCGACTTCGACACCGAACGCCGGGCGCAGGAGCTGCTCGGCCTCGAATTCCGCATCCGGTTCGACGAGGAGGATGACGACGAATTCTACATGGAGGACCTGATCGGATTCGCCGTTACGGGCTTCGAGATACGGCACGGCGGCACGGAAAACGGCGGAAACGGCGGAAATGACGATGGCAACAACGCAAACAACGACACCTGCAACGACGACGGCAGCAGAGGCGGCAGCAACGATAATGCCAACGCCAACAGCGCCGGCAGCGCCGCCGGCGACAGCATGCCCCCTGCCGGACAATTCGCAGGCAGGGTCGCGGACTATTATGACAGCGAAGCCAACCCGCTCTTCGAGCTGGAAATCGGCGGCCGCCGGGTGCTGGTCCCCGCCGCCGAGGAGTTCATCGCCCATATCGACTTCGAGGGGCGCACGATGAAGATGATCCTGCCCGAAGGGCTGATCGACCTATAA